A stretch of the Lolium perenne isolate Kyuss_39 chromosome 3, Kyuss_2.0, whole genome shotgun sequence genome encodes the following:
- the LOC127345067 gene encoding probable LRR receptor-like serine/threonine-protein kinase PAM74, translated as MAEDAEVLGEAIRSAASSVIQMNPDKPYIVRYPDDPHDRIWTPWFDDGQGAQWNLSFNGLNGDISSSFANLKALQHLDLSNNNLIGSIPDALSQLQSLTFIDLSGNQLNGSIPPGLLKRIQDGSLDLRHGNNPNLCTSGNSCKVAAKRKSKVAIYIIVPVLVIVVIVSVALVVFCLLRRRNQQRGSMNKTTVKPENEEEMSTGYGNDSESLRLVENRRFTYEELDMITNGFQRVLGRGGFGNVYDGFLQDGIQVAVKLRSHSSNQGNKEFLAEAQILTRIHHKNLVSMIGYCKDGEYMALVYEYMAQGTLREHIAGISNHNRSLPWGERLRIAHESAQGLEYVHKGCNPPLIHRDVKATNILLNARLEAKIADFGLSKAFDQHNDAYISTNTLVGTPGYVDPEYQATMQPTTKSDVYSFGVVLLELVTGKQAILSDPEPTSIIYWARKRLARGNIETVVDARMHGDYDVNGVWKVTEIALKCTAQASTQRPAMADVVAQLQECIDLEAGRAHGLHTGGNSGEDSSWNYNAYTSAQSADMSNDTTFETELRMPTVVTRCPGPVHVEGLFI; from the exons ATGGCcgaagatgcagaggtacttggcGAGGCGATTCGATCGGCGGCCTCATCTGTGATACAG ATGAACCCGGACAAACCTTACATTGTCAGGTACCCCGACGACCCGCACGACCGCATCTGGACCCCGTGGTTCGACGACGGGCAGGGTGCACAATG GAATTTGTCCTTCAATGGCTTGAATGGTGATATATCATCTTCTTTCGCGAACCTCAAAGCTCTCCAACACTT GGATTTGTCAAACAATAACTTGATAGGCTCAATTCCAGATGCCCTTTCGCAATTACAATCATTGACATTTAT AGATTTGTCTGGCAATCAGCTCAATGGATCAATTCCCCCTGGACTTCTCAAAAGAATTCAAGATGGCTCCCTGGATCTAAG ACATGGCAACAATCCAAACCTTTGCACCAGCGGTAATTCATGTAAAGTTGCTGCTAAAAGAAAGAGCAAAGTGGCCATCTACATTATCGTCCCAGTACTTGTCATTGTGGTGATAGTATCTGTGGCACTAGTAGTCTTTTGCCTGCTAAGACGGCGGAACCAGCAGCGAG GATCGATGAACAAGACCACCGTAAAGCCAGAAAACGAGGAAGAAATGTCAACGGGCTATGGCAATGACAGTGAATCGCTGCGGCTAGTTGAGAACCGCCGGTTCACGTATGAGGAACTTGATATGATAACCAATGGCTTCCAGCGAGTGCTCGGCCGGGGGGGCTTCGGCAATGTCTACGATGGCTTCTTACAGGATGGCATTCAAGTGGCAGTGAAGCTACGGTCTCACTCCTCCAATCAAGGAAACAAGGAGTTCCTCGCAGAG GCTCAGATTTTGACCCGGATTCATCACAAGAACCTTGTCTCTATGATTGGTTACTGCAAGGACGGGGAGTACATGGCACTTGTGTACGAGTACATGGCCCAAGGAACCCTACGAGAGCACATTGCCGGTAT AAGCAACCACAACAGAAGTTTACCATGGGGAGAGAGACTTCGAATCGCACATGAATCTGCACAAG GGTTGGAGTATGTACACAAGGGGTGCAATCCACCCCTCATCCACAGAGACGTCAAGGCCACCAACATCCTACTGAACGCAAGATTGGAAGCCAAGATCGCCGATTTCGGCTTGTCCAAGGCCTTTGACCAGCATAACGACGCCTACATTTCCACAAATACGCTTGTTGGTACCCCAGGGTACGTCGATCCTGAATACCAGGCCACTATGCAACCAACGACTAAGAGTGATGTGTACAGCTTCGGCGTGGTGCTTCTAGAATTAGTCACGGGGAAGCAAGCCATCCTTTCGGATCCAGAGCCCACAAGCATCATCTATTGGGCACGGAAGCGACTGGCACGAGGCAACATCGAGACTGTGGTGGACGCGCGCATGCATGGAGATTACGATGTAAACGGTGTGTGGAAGGTGACGGAGATCGCCCTCAAATGCACCGCGCAGGCGTCGACACAACGACCCGCCATGGCTGACGTGGTGGCACAACTGCAGGAGTGCATCGACCTCGAGGCAGGCCGTGCTCATGGCTTGCACACCGGTGGTAACAGCGGCGAGGACTCTAGCTGGAATTATAATGCTTACACCAGTGCGCAGTCCGCTGATATGAGCAACGATACTACATTTGAGACAGAGCTCAGAATGCCTACGGTGGTTACGAGGTGTCCAGGTCCAGTGCACGTTGAAGGACTCTTCATCTAG